The proteins below come from a single Arthrobacter crystallopoietes genomic window:
- a CDS encoding 3'-5' exonuclease, translating to MSSWHELPRAAFDVETTGRDPHEARIVTASIVLVNGLGQPLQQLEWLVNPGISIPAEASAIHGITNDKATSEGMDAAQAAAEIAQTIGSYFDAGIPVMAFNAPYDFTVLAEECGRYGIDMTEPRPVIDPFVLDKQMDRYRRGKRTLVALSEFYQVPLENAHTSAADALATIGVADALARRYPELQVDPSELHASQVEWCAKQATNFQAWLRRTKPDAVVDGVWPLREGVVHARPTATAGQSI from the coding sequence ATGAGCAGCTGGCATGAACTTCCCCGGGCAGCATTCGACGTCGAAACGACAGGGCGGGATCCGCACGAAGCACGCATCGTCACCGCATCCATTGTCCTTGTCAACGGCCTGGGGCAGCCACTGCAACAGCTGGAATGGCTGGTCAACCCCGGTATTTCCATCCCTGCCGAAGCCTCTGCCATTCACGGCATTACCAACGACAAAGCCACTAGTGAGGGAATGGATGCCGCCCAGGCTGCAGCCGAAATCGCCCAGACAATCGGCAGCTATTTCGACGCCGGCATCCCGGTCATGGCGTTCAACGCACCTTACGACTTCACGGTTCTGGCCGAGGAATGCGGACGCTACGGCATCGACATGACGGAGCCCAGACCCGTTATCGATCCCTTTGTTCTGGACAAGCAGATGGACCGGTACCGGCGTGGCAAGCGGACCTTGGTAGCACTGAGCGAGTTTTACCAAGTCCCGCTGGAGAACGCGCACACTTCCGCCGCGGACGCGCTGGCTACCATCGGTGTTGCCGATGCATTGGCCAGGAGATACCCAGAGCTTCAGGTCGATCCCTCTGAACTCCACGCATCGCAAGTTGAATGGTGCGCCAAACAGGCGACGAATTTCCAGGCGTGGTTGCGGCGGACCAAACCGGACGCAGTGGTCGATGGCGTGTGGCCGTTGCGGGAAGGCGTTGTGCATGCGCGGCCCACAGCGACGGCAGGGCAGTCAATTTAG
- a CDS encoding MetQ/NlpA family ABC transporter substrate-binding protein: MRKTLSLIGTGLATALALTACGGSESTPSATLDPASPVTVTVGASPVPHARILEFVDQNLAQEAGIDLEIQEFDDYQTPNIALSDGSLDANYYQHLPWFEDQVATKGYEFEHGEGVHIEPYAAFSSKHKNIEDVPDGGTIAITNDPANQVRGLKMLEETGLLNGIEEDSAALTLTEEQNPKGLTFEENQPEIILPLVEDPKIDLALINGNFILQAGLSTDDALAVESVENNPYANFLAWQAGDENPAIAKLEELLHSPEVKDYIVETWPNGDVTPAF; this comes from the coding sequence ATGCGTAAAACACTATCTCTGATCGGCACAGGCTTGGCCACTGCGCTGGCGCTGACGGCTTGCGGTGGATCCGAATCTACCCCCAGCGCTACTCTCGATCCGGCCAGTCCCGTGACGGTTACTGTCGGGGCCAGCCCGGTGCCGCATGCCCGGATCCTTGAGTTCGTTGACCAGAATCTGGCCCAAGAAGCCGGCATCGACTTGGAAATCCAGGAGTTCGATGACTACCAAACTCCGAACATCGCGCTCAGCGACGGGTCGCTCGACGCCAACTACTACCAGCACCTGCCTTGGTTTGAAGACCAGGTCGCTACCAAGGGGTACGAGTTCGAGCATGGCGAGGGCGTCCACATCGAGCCGTACGCTGCCTTCTCCTCGAAGCACAAGAACATTGAGGACGTTCCCGATGGTGGCACTATCGCCATCACGAATGACCCCGCCAACCAGGTCCGTGGTCTGAAGATGCTCGAAGAAACGGGCCTGCTCAATGGCATTGAGGAAGACTCCGCTGCTTTGACCCTAACGGAGGAGCAGAACCCGAAGGGCCTGACATTTGAGGAGAACCAGCCGGAAATTATCCTTCCGCTGGTTGAGGACCCCAAGATCGACCTGGCGCTCATTAACGGCAACTTCATCCTTCAGGCGGGGCTGAGCACCGACGACGCCCTCGCCGTCGAATCCGTAGAGAACAATCCCTACGCCAACTTCCTAGCCTGGCAGGCCGGCGACGAAAATCCTGCCATCGCAAAGCTCGAGGAGCTCCTGCACTCCCCCGAGGTCAAGGACTACATTGTGGAGACCTGGCCGAACGGTGACGTCACCCCGGCGTTTTAA
- a CDS encoding ATP-dependent helicase, with translation MLGQHLPTPEQADIISSPLQPLLIIAGAGSGKTATMADRVVWLVANGMVRPEEILGVTFTRKAAGELAARIRVQLNKLARHGLLPEGADDAAGLLEPKVSTYHSYANGLVSDYGLRLGIERDVVLLGSAQSWQLASQVVEAYDGDIGHLTAAKSTLVKAVMQFASECSEHLATPQEAIGFLRDDVERISSLPYVDGSTRQPKAAVVSLLNRLRTRITVAELAAQYGRAKRERGVLDYGDLVSLAAAIAKDVPQARELERLRYKVVLLDEFQDTSHAQMVLFSKLFGDGHPVTAVGDPNQSIYGFRGASAGQLFAFRQHFPLVDEEGQHSVAPASFLTVAWRNAVNVLAMANTISSPLNRVDPNRPKPGRLEVPALKPRPNAVEGTVVLSRYRSESEEAEQVAAGVARARRTVFERDPETGRAEPVTTAVLCRRRAQIAGVAKALADKGIPYEIVGLAGLLSQPEIIDLVATLRVLADPGRSDSLMRLLAGARWRIGPADLMAFADWSRFLESQRRRAAEDRQTVDLDADEQASPQVVQQDLAEAASLVEALDRLPKPGWTSRNGRSLTPEALARLERLSAEVRQLRTFVGDELPLLLGEVERAMLLDIEVASKPGVTIHQARRHLDAFHDAAATFMQTAQRVDLLAFLAWLEAAAAEEGGLDVVQVDVSKDAVQLLTVHASKGLEWDAVFVPGLNDGAFPSGSDNRWSSGNEALPWPLRGDGADLPQWDTEQPDQLSWFTAEEVYKGEVQAHNEQEERRLAYVAYTRAKHLLVCSSSGWAGSKVKPSAPSVFLTELVALAQQDPATVQVGTWISDEELGDTNPFREETETAFWPYDPLQGPQVYRGGEPEPARPGRRAAMEAASQAVLQAIAEDRKLEPGAPWARETELLLQEHNASRGANEIELPAHISASMLVELKDNPAEVTRSLRRPVPRRPGMAARKGTAFHTWVEEHFGTAGMLDLDDLSSPADSYVDEAYDLETMKATFKTSEWAEKAPAAIEVPVETRVDEVVVRGRIDAVFRDQDGTWDLVDWKTGSPPSPDKLAIRAVQLAVYRLAWARLQGIDPAKVKAAFYYVAADKTVRPHNLAGEAELEAIVRAAYAGS, from the coding sequence ATGCTGGGCCAGCATCTGCCCACCCCCGAGCAAGCGGACATCATCAGCTCGCCGCTGCAGCCGCTGCTCATCATTGCCGGCGCGGGCTCGGGCAAAACGGCCACGATGGCGGACCGCGTGGTGTGGCTGGTAGCCAACGGGATGGTCCGGCCGGAGGAGATCCTTGGTGTGACTTTCACTCGGAAGGCGGCTGGCGAGTTGGCGGCGAGGATCCGCGTCCAGCTCAACAAGCTCGCCCGCCACGGCCTGCTGCCGGAAGGCGCGGATGACGCGGCCGGACTGCTGGAGCCCAAGGTATCGACCTACCACTCGTACGCCAACGGCCTGGTTTCCGACTACGGGCTCCGGCTTGGCATCGAACGTGACGTGGTGCTGTTGGGCAGCGCGCAGTCGTGGCAGCTTGCCAGCCAGGTGGTGGAGGCTTATGACGGGGATATCGGACATCTGACGGCGGCCAAGTCCACTCTGGTCAAGGCCGTCATGCAGTTTGCCTCGGAGTGCTCGGAGCATTTGGCAACGCCGCAGGAGGCCATCGGCTTCCTGCGGGACGACGTTGAGAGGATCAGTTCGCTGCCCTACGTCGACGGCAGCACACGGCAGCCAAAAGCCGCCGTCGTGTCTCTGTTGAACCGCTTGCGGACCAGGATCACTGTTGCCGAACTCGCCGCCCAATACGGCAGGGCCAAGCGTGAGCGCGGAGTGCTGGACTACGGCGATCTCGTTTCACTCGCGGCAGCGATCGCTAAGGACGTACCGCAGGCCCGCGAACTGGAACGTCTGCGGTACAAAGTGGTGCTGCTGGATGAATTCCAAGACACCTCGCATGCGCAAATGGTGCTGTTCTCCAAACTTTTCGGCGACGGCCATCCCGTTACCGCAGTAGGGGACCCGAACCAGTCCATTTATGGGTTCCGGGGAGCCTCGGCCGGACAGCTTTTCGCCTTCCGCCAGCATTTCCCGCTCGTCGATGAGGAAGGTCAGCACAGCGTCGCTCCCGCCAGCTTCCTGACCGTGGCCTGGCGCAATGCCGTCAACGTGCTCGCCATGGCCAACACGATTTCGTCGCCGCTGAACAGGGTAGACCCGAACCGGCCGAAGCCGGGCCGGCTCGAGGTGCCTGCACTCAAGCCGCGTCCGAACGCCGTCGAGGGCACTGTTGTCCTCTCCCGCTACCGCAGCGAGTCCGAGGAAGCGGAACAAGTGGCTGCCGGCGTGGCAAGGGCGCGCCGGACCGTATTCGAGCGCGATCCGGAAACCGGCAGGGCTGAACCTGTCACTACGGCCGTGTTGTGCCGCCGGCGCGCGCAGATCGCCGGTGTCGCGAAAGCACTCGCGGACAAGGGCATTCCCTATGAGATCGTCGGACTGGCCGGGCTGCTGAGCCAACCGGAGATAATCGACCTCGTCGCCACGCTCCGCGTCCTGGCCGATCCCGGCCGTTCCGACTCCCTGATGCGCCTGCTGGCTGGTGCCCGCTGGCGCATAGGGCCCGCGGACCTGATGGCGTTTGCCGATTGGTCCCGCTTTCTGGAGTCGCAGCGGCGCCGGGCGGCCGAGGACAGGCAGACGGTGGATTTGGATGCCGACGAACAGGCATCCCCTCAGGTCGTCCAGCAGGATCTGGCCGAGGCGGCCTCCCTGGTGGAGGCCCTGGACCGGTTGCCCAAACCCGGCTGGACGTCTCGCAACGGACGCTCGCTGACTCCCGAGGCGCTGGCCCGACTGGAGCGGCTGTCGGCGGAGGTCCGGCAGTTGCGGACATTCGTGGGGGACGAACTTCCCCTGCTGCTGGGCGAAGTCGAACGGGCCATGCTGCTCGATATCGAAGTGGCTTCCAAACCCGGCGTTACCATCCACCAGGCACGGCGGCATCTGGATGCCTTCCATGATGCGGCCGCGACTTTCATGCAGACTGCTCAGCGAGTTGACCTGTTGGCTTTCCTGGCCTGGCTCGAAGCCGCCGCGGCAGAGGAAGGCGGGCTGGATGTCGTCCAGGTCGACGTAAGCAAGGACGCCGTGCAATTGCTGACCGTCCACGCTTCCAAGGGACTGGAGTGGGACGCTGTGTTTGTCCCCGGGCTCAACGACGGCGCTTTTCCCAGCGGATCCGATAACCGCTGGAGCAGTGGAAACGAGGCCTTGCCCTGGCCCCTGCGTGGCGATGGGGCGGACCTGCCGCAGTGGGACACTGAGCAGCCGGACCAGTTATCTTGGTTCACCGCCGAAGAAGTCTACAAAGGTGAGGTCCAGGCCCACAACGAGCAGGAGGAGCGGCGGCTGGCCTACGTGGCGTACACCCGAGCCAAGCACCTGCTTGTCTGCAGCTCCTCGGGCTGGGCAGGCAGCAAGGTCAAACCCTCCGCCCCGTCCGTGTTCCTGACCGAATTGGTTGCACTGGCGCAGCAGGATCCGGCGACAGTGCAGGTTGGTACCTGGATCTCCGACGAGGAACTTGGCGATACCAACCCGTTCCGCGAAGAAACCGAAACGGCCTTCTGGCCCTACGATCCCTTGCAAGGTCCGCAGGTATACCGCGGAGGAGAACCGGAACCGGCCCGTCCCGGCCGGCGTGCTGCCATGGAGGCAGCCAGCCAGGCAGTGCTGCAGGCCATTGCGGAGGACCGGAAGCTGGAGCCGGGGGCGCCGTGGGCCAGGGAAACGGAGTTGCTGCTCCAGGAGCACAATGCCTCCCGTGGAGCCAACGAAATCGAACTACCGGCACACATCTCCGCCTCGATGCTCGTGGAGCTGAAAGACAACCCTGCCGAAGTCACGCGGTCCTTGCGTCGGCCCGTGCCGCGCAGGCCCGGCATGGCCGCGCGCAAGGGCACCGCATTCCACACTTGGGTGGAGGAGCATTTCGGCACCGCCGGCATGCTGGATCTGGACGACTTGTCCTCGCCTGCGGACTCCTATGTGGACGAGGCCTACGACCTGGAGACCATGAAGGCCACTTTCAAGACCTCCGAATGGGCAGAGAAGGCGCCGGCGGCCATCGAGGTACCCGTCGAAACCAGGGTGGATGAGGTTGTGGTGCGCGGCCGGATCGACGCTGTCTTCCGGGACCAGGACGGAACCTGGGACCTGGTGGACTGGAAGACCGGTTCGCCTCCCTCGCCCGACAAGCTGGCTATACGGGCCGTGCAGCTCGCCGTGTACCGGCTGGCCTGGGCCCGTTTGCAGGGCATTGACCCTGCGAAGGTCAAGGCCGCGTTCTACTATGTGGCGGCGGATAAGACCGTGCGGCCGCACAATTTGGCTGGCGAAGCCGAACTTGAGGCCATCGTGCGCGCTGCATACGCCGGCTCCTAA
- a CDS encoding ATP-dependent helicase, whose translation MQQAPELKLVRPNRSRAEQPTKRPEQDAVISLPEGCGPVLVYGAPGTGKSTVLIEHAVHRVEQTGLDPAQILMLAPSRLAAARLRDQLTARLNRSLSTTPARTWAAYAFDLIRRARAEGRLPLLERAPRLMSGPEQDQIIAELLQGHRIGHSGAVRWPSDLDEALGTRGFRHEIRQLFDRVIEYGSTAEQLEAMGAANGREDWQSAARLFREYRDLIDLRMPEAFDPAGIITAARQLLMDDEDFLNRERQRLGLILVDDLQEANPAVYELLAVLAEGKDTIVTASPDTVVQGFRGARPDLLARLSELLASGGGPFRTMALTDSHRMGPTVSAAWQRVASRISLVAGAQQARELTFPEPDGWQTEPAHSVLAPEASSHLVDSPVHEQRYVAQRILEARLFDGIKLSDMAVIVRTGGQLSQLARYLSGQGIAVKIPVAETAVRDEAAVRPLLDALGMVLEPDRLDAETAVQLLTSRIGGATAIDLRRLRQSLRREERLGGGGRSSDALLVEALRNPATLQTLGREAGPAKRIAAMLSSGMQAAQEPGANAETVLWALWSAAGLADRWSAQALQGGPAGVRADRDLDALMALFQTAERYVDQLPGSSPAQFLDYLLNQELPMDNLAPRAQLRDAVELMTPASAAGRGWPMVIVAGVQEGIWPNTRLRGELLGSTQFVDVLEHGIEQAGQIDVVSRLRETRYDELRSFSTAISRAERRLICIAVQSEDAQPSGFLDVVDPWLDEEVARPVTTVMRPRTVRALAAELRQWAQQGAKEPERAAQAAAGLAMLASSPVPVPGAHPSQWWGLLPLTTDAPIVPPDQPVPVSPSRVEAVHASPMDWFVQAAGGEAATDFARSLGNLVHAIAQDMPDATGNEYVQELTRRWPALGMKENWEGRLDFQRAEGMVRRLAQYVLHMRAEGRSLLGVERDFSVDIEGPERIARLRGQVDRLEVDREGRLVIIDLKTGKSAPSAADLDRHPQLGSYQAAVKAGAFDEAGNREPNVGRQPGGAALVQLGKELKNVKVQHQGGLDTAEDWATPMIHEAAGLMSANQFEARHDPQKVRGGSHGCRVPELCPLCAEGKQVTE comes from the coding sequence ATGCAGCAAGCACCGGAACTCAAACTGGTGCGGCCGAACCGATCCCGGGCGGAGCAGCCGACCAAACGCCCGGAGCAGGATGCCGTTATCTCGCTGCCCGAGGGCTGTGGGCCGGTGCTCGTTTATGGAGCCCCGGGGACCGGTAAATCCACGGTGCTGATCGAACACGCTGTCCACCGGGTCGAACAAACCGGACTGGACCCTGCACAGATATTGATGCTGGCTCCGTCGCGTCTGGCAGCTGCACGTCTGCGGGACCAGCTCACGGCTCGGTTGAACCGAAGCCTCAGTACAACGCCGGCACGGACCTGGGCTGCCTACGCCTTCGACCTGATCCGGCGAGCCCGGGCCGAAGGCCGGCTGCCGCTGCTGGAACGGGCCCCGCGTCTGATGTCCGGCCCGGAGCAGGATCAGATCATTGCCGAACTGTTGCAGGGACACCGTATCGGGCACAGCGGTGCCGTCAGGTGGCCCAGCGATCTTGATGAAGCGCTCGGAACCCGAGGATTCCGGCACGAGATCCGGCAGCTATTCGACCGCGTCATTGAATACGGGAGCACCGCCGAACAGTTGGAGGCGATGGGGGCCGCCAACGGGCGTGAAGACTGGCAGTCGGCGGCGCGGCTGTTCCGGGAGTACCGTGACCTGATTGATCTGCGCATGCCGGAAGCCTTCGACCCGGCCGGTATCATCACAGCGGCGCGGCAACTGCTCATGGACGATGAAGACTTCCTGAACCGCGAACGGCAGCGGCTCGGACTGATTCTGGTCGATGACCTGCAGGAGGCCAATCCTGCTGTCTACGAATTGCTGGCAGTCCTCGCAGAGGGTAAGGACACTATTGTCACGGCCTCCCCGGACACCGTTGTGCAGGGCTTCCGTGGCGCGCGGCCGGATCTGCTGGCGCGCCTGTCCGAGCTGCTGGCATCCGGCGGCGGACCGTTTCGGACCATGGCCTTGACCGATTCCCACCGCATGGGGCCAACTGTTTCAGCAGCTTGGCAACGGGTTGCCTCGCGGATTTCCTTGGTCGCCGGAGCGCAACAGGCACGCGAACTGACATTTCCGGAGCCTGACGGATGGCAGACGGAGCCGGCGCATTCAGTGCTGGCTCCGGAGGCCAGTTCCCATCTGGTTGATTCACCGGTCCACGAGCAGCGCTACGTTGCCCAGCGCATTCTTGAAGCCCGGCTCTTTGATGGCATCAAGCTCAGCGACATGGCAGTTATCGTCCGTACTGGCGGCCAGCTTTCGCAACTGGCACGTTACCTCTCCGGGCAGGGGATCGCCGTGAAGATCCCGGTGGCGGAAACGGCGGTCCGCGACGAAGCCGCCGTTCGGCCGCTGCTGGACGCCTTGGGCATGGTGTTGGAGCCGGACCGGCTGGACGCAGAAACGGCAGTCCAACTGTTAACGTCGCGGATAGGCGGGGCGACCGCCATTGACCTGCGCAGGCTCCGGCAGTCACTGCGCCGTGAAGAACGGCTAGGCGGGGGCGGCCGATCCAGCGATGCGCTGCTGGTGGAGGCGCTGCGGAACCCGGCGACCCTCCAGACTCTGGGCCGCGAAGCAGGGCCGGCCAAGCGGATCGCGGCGATGCTTAGTTCCGGTATGCAGGCGGCACAGGAGCCGGGCGCCAATGCGGAGACTGTGCTGTGGGCCTTATGGTCCGCCGCGGGCCTTGCCGACAGGTGGTCGGCGCAAGCGCTCCAGGGCGGTCCGGCGGGTGTCCGGGCGGACCGGGATCTGGATGCTCTCATGGCCCTGTTCCAAACAGCGGAGCGGTATGTTGACCAGTTGCCAGGCTCCAGCCCCGCCCAGTTCCTTGACTATCTGTTGAACCAGGAACTGCCGATGGATAACCTTGCTCCCCGCGCGCAGTTGCGTGATGCAGTGGAACTGATGACTCCGGCCAGCGCAGCAGGACGTGGTTGGCCGATGGTCATCGTCGCAGGTGTCCAGGAGGGTATCTGGCCCAACACCCGATTGCGTGGAGAGCTGCTGGGCAGTACGCAGTTCGTGGATGTCCTTGAGCACGGCATCGAGCAGGCGGGACAAATCGACGTCGTATCCAGGCTTCGGGAGACGCGGTACGACGAGCTCCGAAGCTTTTCAACGGCTATCTCGCGTGCTGAGCGCAGGCTGATCTGCATTGCCGTGCAATCGGAGGACGCCCAGCCTTCCGGGTTCCTCGATGTGGTGGATCCGTGGCTGGACGAGGAAGTGGCGCGGCCGGTGACTACGGTCATGCGGCCGCGGACGGTACGCGCCCTGGCCGCCGAATTGCGGCAGTGGGCGCAGCAAGGAGCCAAGGAACCAGAACGCGCTGCCCAGGCAGCGGCGGGGCTCGCCATGCTGGCCTCAAGCCCTGTTCCCGTACCGGGGGCGCATCCATCCCAATGGTGGGGGCTGCTGCCCCTGACTACCGATGCACCGATCGTGCCCCCGGACCAGCCGGTGCCGGTGTCGCCGTCCCGGGTGGAAGCGGTCCATGCCTCGCCGATGGACTGGTTTGTTCAGGCGGCCGGTGGCGAGGCCGCCACAGACTTTGCCCGAAGTCTGGGCAACCTGGTCCACGCCATCGCCCAGGACATGCCGGATGCGACCGGAAATGAATACGTCCAGGAGCTCACCCGGCGGTGGCCGGCGTTGGGCATGAAAGAAAACTGGGAAGGCCGCCTGGACTTCCAGCGGGCAGAGGGCATGGTGCGGCGGCTGGCCCAGTACGTACTCCACATGCGGGCAGAGGGACGTAGTCTTCTGGGCGTTGAGCGGGACTTTTCGGTTGATATCGAAGGCCCTGAACGCATCGCCAGGCTGAGGGGACAGGTGGACCGGCTGGAAGTGGACCGCGAAGGCAGGCTCGTGATCATAGACCTGAAGACCGGCAAATCGGCGCCGAGCGCGGCGGATCTGGACCGGCATCCGCAGCTGGGCAGTTATCAGGCCGCGGTCAAGGCCGGTGCCTTTGACGAGGCCGGAAACCGGGAACCGAACGTCGGCCGCCAGCCCGGCGGAGCCGCGTTGGTCCAGCTCGGCAAGGAGTTGAAGAACGTCAAGGTCCAGCACCAGGGCGGACTGGACACCGCCGAAGACTGGGCTACTCCGATGATTCATGAGGCGGCCGGACTGATGTCCGCTAATCAGTTTGAAGCCCGCCACGATCCGCAGAAAGTGCGCGGTGGTTCGCACGGGTGCCGTGTCCCCGAACTCTGCCCGCTGTGCGCCGAAGGAAAGCAGGTAACCGAGTGA
- a CDS encoding MGMT family protein, with translation MRREFVDAVLEVAALIPAGRVLSYGDIAELLGSGGARQVGRVMSLHGGAVAWWRVIRADGTLPNELMDRAVRRYQRELTPLMIREAGSEPKVKMQSARWFPDDDDFDRIEEIRLKMSLPADGMEP, from the coding sequence ATGCGCCGGGAGTTTGTTGATGCCGTTCTCGAAGTGGCGGCACTCATACCGGCCGGTCGAGTCCTCTCCTATGGGGACATAGCGGAGCTGCTCGGCTCCGGTGGTGCCCGCCAAGTCGGTCGCGTGATGTCGCTCCACGGCGGGGCGGTGGCATGGTGGCGGGTTATCCGAGCGGACGGAACGCTGCCCAACGAGCTGATGGACCGCGCGGTGCGGCGCTATCAACGGGAGCTCACACCGCTTATGATCCGGGAGGCCGGAAGCGAGCCGAAGGTCAAGATGCAGTCGGCCCGGTGGTTTCCGGATGACGATGACTTTGATCGCATTGAAGAGATCCGCCTAAAAATGTCACTGCCGGCTGATGGAATGGAGCCGTGA
- a CDS encoding methionine ABC transporter ATP-binding protein, whose amino-acid sequence MITVSDLRKVYRQGNREIVALDGVSLEVPRGSIHGIVGHSGAGKSTLVRCLTLLDSPTSGSVSINGAELSSARDADLRSARRRIGMIFQHANLMDSRTTAQNVAHPLEIVNTSKDAISTKVTELLKLVGLEGFENAYPSQLSGGQRQRVGIARALASDPDVLLCDEPTSALDPKTTEEILVLIKDLTERLQLTVLIITHEMHVVKRVCDSVSLLAAGRIVEHGPLRDVAATLGSELSRTLLPLPSAEPLGTGAVLEILFSGETASEPVLTSAARRFNMDLNVLAGSVETLAGTQFGHLRIQLPTGVDSGPVVEYLHSQGVSVRATGKEAA is encoded by the coding sequence GTGATCACTGTTTCTGACCTGCGCAAGGTCTATCGTCAAGGCAACCGTGAAATTGTTGCCCTTGACGGCGTCAGCCTTGAGGTTCCGAGGGGATCAATTCACGGCATCGTGGGACATTCCGGAGCGGGCAAATCGACCTTGGTCCGCTGCCTGACTCTGTTGGACTCCCCCACCTCGGGGTCGGTGAGCATCAATGGAGCCGAACTGAGCTCGGCCCGGGATGCAGACCTGCGCAGCGCACGCCGGCGCATCGGCATGATCTTCCAGCATGCCAACCTGATGGATTCGCGGACCACCGCGCAGAATGTCGCACATCCGTTGGAAATCGTCAACACCTCCAAGGATGCCATCAGCACCAAGGTGACTGAACTGTTGAAACTTGTGGGACTGGAAGGCTTCGAAAACGCTTATCCTTCCCAGCTCTCCGGCGGCCAGCGCCAGCGCGTAGGCATTGCCCGCGCCCTCGCCTCCGATCCGGATGTCCTTCTCTGCGACGAGCCCACGTCTGCTTTGGATCCGAAAACCACCGAAGAGATCCTTGTCCTGATCAAGGACCTCACCGAGCGCCTGCAGCTGACGGTGCTGATCATCACGCACGAAATGCACGTGGTCAAGCGCGTCTGCGACTCGGTGTCCCTCCTGGCCGCCGGCCGCATCGTCGAACACGGCCCGCTGCGGGATGTCGCAGCCACGCTAGGCAGCGAACTATCTCGCACGCTGTTGCCGCTGCCTTCGGCGGAACCGCTGGGCACCGGAGCCGTGCTGGAGATTCTTTTCTCGGGGGAAACGGCCTCGGAGCCGGTCCTGACTTCCGCCGCACGGCGCTTCAATATGGACCTGAATGTACTTGCTGGCAGCGTCGAGACCCTGGCCGGAACACAATTCGGACACCTTCGAATTCAGCTGCCCACCGGCGTGGATTCCGGTCCGGTAGTCGAATATCTGCACAGCCAGGGTGTCTCCGTGCGTGCCACAGGAAAGGAAGCCGCATGA
- a CDS encoding methionine ABC transporter permease: MNFLEELSTNPGITRALPTAIMETLQMVSISGIFTLAIGLPLGIFLYTSASGGLRPMPVTNRIVSDVVVNITRSIPFAILMVALIPLARVITGSSIGPIAACVALTIGTVPFFARLVETALRDVSSGKIDAAMVMGSTRMQIVRKVLVPEALPGLVAALTTTMVTLVGYSAMAGITGGGGLGRLAYNYGFQRFDTTVMIVTIVIMVILVQALQWIGDAVARRVDHRSAATAGSKKARRHEPATTIGV; encoded by the coding sequence ATGAATTTCCTCGAAGAGCTGAGCACCAACCCCGGCATTACGAGGGCGCTCCCGACTGCCATCATGGAAACCCTGCAGATGGTTTCGATCTCCGGGATCTTCACTCTGGCGATCGGACTGCCGCTGGGGATTTTCCTCTACACCAGCGCCTCGGGCGGGTTACGGCCCATGCCTGTGACGAACCGGATCGTCTCTGACGTCGTCGTCAACATCACGCGATCCATTCCGTTCGCCATCCTCATGGTGGCGCTTATTCCCTTGGCACGAGTTATCACCGGCAGCAGCATCGGCCCAATCGCCGCTTGCGTTGCGCTGACAATCGGCACCGTCCCTTTCTTCGCCCGCCTGGTCGAGACTGCGCTCCGGGATGTAAGTTCCGGCAAGATCGACGCCGCCATGGTTATGGGGTCGACACGGATGCAGATCGTTCGCAAGGTGCTCGTCCCTGAGGCGCTTCCTGGGCTGGTGGCGGCATTGACGACGACGATGGTCACCCTGGTCGGATACTCCGCAATGGCCGGCATCACCGGCGGCGGCGGTTTGGGAAGGCTGGCGTACAACTACGGCTTCCAGCGCTTCGATACCACTGTCATGATCGTAACCATCGTCATCATGGTGATCCTGGTCCAGGCACTCCAATGGATCGGCGACGCGGTTGCCCGCCGGGTCGACCACCGGAGCGCAGCCACAGCCGGATCGAAGAAGGCGCGCCGGCATGAGCCAGCCACTACTATTGGGGTCTAA